A single window of Bordetella genomosp. 11 DNA harbors:
- a CDS encoding putative bifunctional diguanylate cyclase/phosphodiesterase, whose protein sequence is MYGASYNSALVLCSLAVAVLASYAALDMAGRIATARGHAARWWLGGGAVASGVGIWAMHFVGMLAFSLPIPLGYDVGLTALSLLIAIVSAAFALWLVCQQTLPWTRLCAGALLMGAGVAGMHYTGMAALRMMPGIDYERGLFTLSVLIAVGASGCAMWIAFRLRGAVRRARSLRAAAALVMGGAIVGMHYTGMAAARFPLGSVCGAASGGVDSNWLAIVIIVATLAVIAIALITSVLDQRMEARTSILASSLAEANEELTYLALHDNLTKLPNRLLLEDRLQQAIHTSARERTSFAVMFMDLDGFKAVNDAYGHHIGDRLLIEVAARIRASMRAQDTIARLGGDEFVLVAQVEGPADASTIASKLVRIIEDEFEVDSHQLHVSVSIGIAVYPGNGSDHHELLANADAAMYYAKSSGRNTYCYFEASMNQDVQAQVELLRDLRRALVRDELILQYQPKYHAASSAVIGAEALVRWNHPVRGIVQPSVFIPLAEKTGFIIQIGEWVLDEACRQMKAWYESGRTEWSMAVNLSLQQFNHAGLVQVVRSTLARHGLPARNLTLEITESTAMRDVEATLATMGQLHEMGVKISIDDFGTGYSSLMYLKRLPATELKIDRGFVRELERDPEDAAIVSAIVALGQTLNLQIVAEGVETREQQEFLTRLGCDSLQGFLLGHPMSAERFMQAAVAAGDLRVA, encoded by the coding sequence ATGTACGGGGCGAGCTATAACAGCGCGCTGGTGTTGTGCTCGCTGGCCGTGGCGGTCCTGGCCTCGTACGCGGCGCTCGATATGGCGGGCCGCATTGCCACCGCACGGGGACATGCGGCGCGGTGGTGGCTGGGTGGCGGCGCCGTCGCGAGCGGGGTGGGGATCTGGGCCATGCATTTCGTGGGCATGCTGGCCTTCAGCCTGCCCATCCCCCTGGGCTACGACGTCGGCCTGACCGCGCTTTCCCTGCTCATCGCCATCGTTTCCGCCGCGTTCGCGCTGTGGCTGGTCTGCCAGCAGACCTTGCCCTGGACGCGCCTGTGCGCCGGCGCATTGCTGATGGGGGCCGGCGTGGCCGGCATGCACTATACCGGCATGGCGGCGCTGCGCATGATGCCCGGTATCGACTACGAGCGGGGGCTGTTCACGCTGTCCGTGCTGATCGCCGTCGGCGCTTCCGGCTGCGCCATGTGGATCGCCTTCCGGCTGCGGGGGGCGGTACGCCGTGCACGGTCCCTGCGCGCCGCCGCCGCGCTGGTCATGGGCGGGGCCATCGTCGGCATGCATTACACGGGCATGGCCGCCGCCCGGTTTCCGCTGGGCAGCGTGTGCGGCGCGGCGAGCGGCGGCGTGGACAGCAACTGGCTGGCCATCGTCATCATCGTCGCCACGCTGGCGGTGATCGCCATCGCGCTGATCACCTCCGTGCTCGACCAGCGGATGGAGGCGCGCACCTCCATCCTGGCGTCGTCGCTGGCCGAGGCCAACGAGGAACTGACATACCTGGCGCTGCACGATAACCTGACCAAGCTGCCCAACCGGCTGCTGCTGGAAGACCGCTTGCAGCAGGCGATCCATACGTCAGCCCGCGAACGCACCAGCTTCGCCGTGATGTTCATGGACCTGGACGGTTTCAAGGCCGTGAACGACGCCTATGGCCATCACATCGGCGACCGTTTGCTGATCGAAGTGGCGGCGCGCATCCGTGCCAGTATGCGCGCGCAGGACACCATCGCCCGCCTGGGCGGCGATGAGTTCGTATTGGTGGCCCAGGTCGAGGGCCCGGCGGATGCCTCCACCATCGCGTCCAAGCTGGTCAGGATCATCGAGGACGAGTTCGAGGTCGATAGCCACCAGCTGCATGTATCGGTCAGCATCGGCATCGCTGTCTATCCGGGCAACGGGAGCGACCACCACGAACTGCTGGCCAACGCCGATGCCGCGATGTACTACGCCAAATCGTCCGGGCGCAATACATACTGCTATTTCGAGGCATCGATGAACCAGGACGTGCAGGCCCAGGTGGAGCTGCTGCGCGATCTGCGCCGCGCCCTGGTGCGCGACGAACTCATACTGCAATACCAGCCCAAATACCACGCGGCGTCCAGCGCCGTGATCGGCGCCGAGGCGCTGGTGCGCTGGAACCATCCGGTGCGCGGCATCGTGCAGCCGTCGGTGTTCATACCCCTGGCGGAAAAAACCGGGTTCATCATCCAGATCGGCGAATGGGTACTGGACGAGGCGTGCCGCCAGATGAAGGCCTGGTATGAATCGGGCCGGACCGAGTGGTCCATGGCCGTGAACCTGTCGCTGCAGCAGTTCAATCACGCCGGGCTGGTGCAGGTGGTGCGCAGCACGCTGGCGCGGCACGGGCTGCCGGCGCGCAACCTGACGCTGGAAATCACCGAGTCCACGGCGATGCGCGATGTGGAGGCCACGCTGGCCACGATGGGCCAGCTGCACGAGATGGGCGTGAAGATATCGATAGACGATTTCGGCACCGGCTATTCCAGCCTGATGTACCTGAAGCGGCTGCCGGCGACGGAATTGAAGATCGACCGTGGCTTCGTGCGCGAGCTGGAGCGCGATCCGGAGGATGCCGCTATCGTTTCGGCCATCGTCGCGCTGGGGCAGACGCTCAATCTGCAGATCGTCGCCGAAGGCGTCGAGACCCGCGAACAGCAGGAATTCCTGACCCGGCTGGGTTGCGATTCGCTGCAGGGCTTCCTGCTGGGCCACCCCATGTCCGCGGAACGCTTCATGCAGGCCGCGGTGGCCGCCGGGGACCTGCGGGTGGCCTAG
- a CDS encoding universal stress protein → MQSFSGPILLATDLSARGDRALDRALLLARQFGTSVIALHVIDSQVRALPTPQRPAAERESQARRALLRDLDGVDAGVEIMVRCGDPVRLLQQVAEERRCGLIVAGVARDETLGRILLGTTVEKLVRISSTPILVVKRRARRPYRNALVACDFSEGARVALRAALALVPVEELTLFHAFDLPGNRNDALTAKGFQRTAQEAADQFLENTPELHGSEKPRIEVAAGLAERVLIAYADQSDCDLLVTGTHGATGLLRTAIGSVAEALIEKAPCDVLVVRQPDGRA, encoded by the coding sequence ATGCAAAGCTTTTCTGGGCCCATTCTCCTTGCCACGGACCTCAGCGCGCGCGGCGACCGCGCCCTGGATCGCGCGCTGTTGCTGGCCCGTCAATTCGGTACGTCCGTGATCGCGCTGCACGTCATCGATTCGCAGGTGCGCGCGTTGCCCACACCTCAGCGGCCGGCGGCCGAAAGGGAATCCCAGGCGCGGCGCGCGCTGCTGCGCGACCTGGACGGCGTCGATGCCGGCGTGGAAATCATGGTTCGCTGCGGCGATCCGGTCCGTCTGCTGCAGCAGGTCGCCGAAGAGCGGCGCTGCGGCCTGATCGTCGCGGGTGTCGCCCGTGACGAAACGCTGGGCCGCATCCTGCTGGGCACGACAGTGGAAAAGCTGGTTCGCATATCGTCCACGCCGATCCTGGTCGTCAAGCGCCGCGCCCGGCGCCCTTATCGCAACGCCCTGGTCGCCTGCGACTTTTCCGAGGGCGCGCGCGTCGCGCTGCGCGCGGCCCTGGCGCTGGTTCCGGTGGAGGAACTGACGCTGTTCCATGCTTTCGATCTGCCCGGCAATCGGAATGACGCGCTCACGGCCAAGGGGTTTCAGCGCACGGCCCAGGAGGCTGCCGACCAGTTCCTGGAGAACACGCCGGAATTGCACGGGAGCGAAAAACCGCGCATAGAAGTGGCCGCGGGCCTGGCCGAGCGTGTGCTGATCGCATACGCGGACCAGTCCGACTGCGATCTCCTCGTCACGGGGACGCATGGCGCCACCGGCTTGCTGCGTACCGCCATTGGCAGCGTGGCCGAAGCATTGATCGAGAAAGCGCCGTGCGACGTGCTGGTGGTCCGGCAGCCCGATGGACGCGCATAA